A genomic region of Amphiura filiformis chromosome 6, Afil_fr2py, whole genome shotgun sequence contains the following coding sequences:
- the LOC140155100 gene encoding gamma-glutamyl hydrolase-like produces the protein MFVTIFKESGTSKLTVSIFFIALTVCLCFLSYKLRLRSEDYLCFFDESNTCKLFSRLELSPSKLKRSRSSPNDSQLKLNERPIIGILTQTREDAQTNQSGTPNQADLEVRYVKWVESAGARVVPVLINQTELYYDKFYESINGVLIPGGVQNEHTILRSPIGKVSDYFYQRSIKEFDQNDDYFPIWGTCQGLELLSQLTAGKDLLANTFNTTEINLPLVLHKDYRTSRLFSPDNMPSGILQTLVLKNITANRHNWSMTTKNFSSNAQLTKFYRILSTNFDDKGVEFISTMEAYEYPIYATQWHPEANQFVWVTSRTVPHSLEAVRASQQMANFFVNEARKNQHKFESKEEESSQLIYNYSPVVLGDVSEGNQIYIFQV, from the exons ATGTTTGTTACTATCTTCAAGGAGTCTGGGACATCCAAACTTACGGTCTCAATTTTTTTCATTGCCCTTACGGTGTGCCTATGCTTTTTATCGTACAAATTGAGATTAAGGTCAGAAGATTATTTGTGTTTCTTTGATGAATCCAATACATGTAAATTGTTCTCacgacttgagctttcgccatcaaAGCTGAAAAGATCAAGGTCTTCGCCGAATGATTCTCAATTGAAGTTAAATGAACGACCAATAATAG gcATTTTAACACAGACCAGAGAAGATGCACAGACGAACCAATCTGGCACACCAAATCAAGCCGACCTCGAAGTTCGGTATGTCAAGTGGGTGGAATCTGCTGGTGCCAGAGTTGTGCCGGTTCTTATCAACCAAACGGAATTGTATTACGACAAATTTTACGAATCAATCAACGG AGTGTTAATTCCTGGTGGTGTACAGAATGAACATACTATTTTAAGATCTCCAATAGGAAAAGTTTCAGACTATTTCTACCAACGATCCATTAAG gaATTTGACCAAAATGATGATTATTTTCCAATATGGGGAACATGCCAAGGACTTGAACTCTTGTCTCAATTGACTGCCGGGAAAGACTTACTAGCAAACACCTTCAACACAACTGAAATTAATCTACCACTTGTACTGCACAAAG ATTACAGAACCAGTCGCTTGTTTAGTCCGGATAACATGCCTTCCGGTATACTTCAGACTCTTGTGCTCAAGAATATAACAGCAAATCGGCACAATTGGAGTATGACGACAAAG aATTTTAGTAGCAACGCCCAACTCACCAAATTTTATCGTATTCTGTCCACTAACTTTGACGATAAAGGGGTCGAGTTTATTTCGACAATGGAAG CCTACGAATATCCAATTTATGCTACGCAGTGGCACCCTGAGGCTAACCAGTTCGTTTGGGTAACAAGTCGTACGGTTCCACATTCTCTTGAAGCAGTCAGAGCATCGCAACAAATGGCCAACTTTTTCGTTAACGAAG cTCGTAAAAATCAACACAAATTTGAAAGTAAAGAAGAGGAATCATCTCAGCTGATTTACAACTATTCTCCCGTCGTTTTAGGGGACGTTTCTGAAGGGAACCAAATATACATATTCCAAGTTTGA